A portion of the Haemophilus influenzae genome contains these proteins:
- the dnaA gene encoding chromosomal replication initiator protein DnaA, producing MNLSNLWQSCLLQLQDQVSASDLSTWLRPLQADVVADNHIVLYASNMFVKGWVETHYLAQIQQICQTLAQNPELRISLKEGVKPAPKIVESTPNTSLRSESAVDFQAESSASVKFESHLNTKHLFDNFVEGKSNQLARAVGQKLAQAPGEPSANPFFLYGGTGLGKTHLLHAIGNGILADKPNARVLYIHANNFMQHMVKAVRDNKMDQFKKFYRSLDALLVDDIQFFAEKEKTQEEFFHIFNNLFETGRQIILTSDRYPKEIEKIEERLKSRFGWGLTTAIEPPDLETRVAILLKKAEEHNMNLPEEVAFFIAQRLRTNVRELEGALNRVKAMQDFKGGDIDIDFVRDTLKDILALQERLVTIENIQKVVAEYYRIKVSDLKSKSRARSVTRPRQIAMALAKELTNRSLPEIGRAFDRDHTTVLNACREVPKFREQDNSIQEDWANLIRTLSA from the coding sequence GTGAATCTCTCAAATCTTTGGCAAAGTTGCCTGTTACAACTTCAAGATCAAGTTTCAGCCAGCGATCTTAGCACTTGGCTTCGTCCTTTACAGGCTGATGTGGTGGCGGATAACCACATTGTTTTATATGCTTCTAATATGTTTGTGAAAGGTTGGGTGGAAACCCATTATCTCGCACAAATCCAGCAAATTTGTCAAACACTTGCACAAAATCCTGAACTGCGTATTTCTTTAAAAGAAGGGGTTAAACCTGCACCCAAGATAGTGGAAAGCACACCAAATACATCACTTAGATCAGAAAGTGCGGTAGATTTTCAAGCTGAATCTAGTGCTTCAGTAAAATTTGAATCTCATCTCAATACTAAACACTTATTTGATAACTTTGTTGAAGGTAAATCGAACCAACTCGCACGTGCAGTCGGTCAAAAACTTGCTCAAGCACCAGGCGAACCATCAGCCAATCCTTTCTTTTTATATGGCGGCACTGGTTTAGGGAAAACTCACTTGTTACACGCCATTGGCAACGGCATTTTAGCCGATAAACCGAATGCGCGAGTGCTTTATATTCACGCAAATAACTTTATGCAACATATGGTAAAAGCAGTGCGTGATAATAAAATGGATCAGTTCAAAAAATTCTATCGTTCTCTCGATGCGCTTTTAGTGGATGATATTCAATTTTTCGCTGAAAAAGAAAAAACCCAAGAAGAATTCTTCCATATTTTCAATAACTTATTTGAAACGGGTCGCCAAATTATCTTAACTTCAGATCGTTATCCTAAAGAAATTGAAAAAATTGAAGAACGTTTAAAATCACGTTTTGGCTGGGGCTTAACAACAGCTATTGAACCGCCCGATCTTGAAACCCGTGTAGCGATTTTATTAAAAAAGGCGGAAGAACATAATATGAACTTGCCAGAAGAAGTCGCTTTCTTCATTGCTCAACGCTTGCGTACCAACGTGCGTGAACTTGAGGGTGCATTAAATCGTGTAAAAGCAATGCAAGACTTCAAAGGCGGTGACATTGATATTGATTTCGTGCGTGATACCTTAAAAGATATTTTGGCTCTGCAAGAACGCTTAGTTACCATTGAAAATATTCAAAAAGTGGTGGCTGAATATTATCGAATTAAGGTTTCAGATTTAAAATCAAAAAGTCGCGCACGTTCAGTGACTCGTCCTCGCCAAATTGCAATGGCGTTAGCAAAAGAATTAACAAACCGCAGTTTGCCTGAAATCGGTCGTGCATTTGATCGTGATCACACAACCGTATTAAACGCTTGCCGAGAAGTGCCAAAATTCCGCGAGCAAGACAATAGCATTCAAGAAGATTGGGCGAATTTAATCCGCACTTTGTCTGCATAA
- the dnaN gene encoding DNA polymerase III subunit beta: protein MQFSISRENLLKPLQQVCGVLSNRPNIPVLNNVLLQIEDNRLTITGTDLEVELSSQTQLSSSSENGTFTIPAKKFLDICRTLSDDSEITVTFEQDRALVQSGRSRFTLTTQPAEEYPNLTDWQSEVDFELPQNTLRRLIEATQFSMANQDARYFLNGMKFETEGNLLRTVATDGHRLAVCTISLEQELQNHSVILPRKGVLELVRLLETSDEPARLQIGTNNLRVHLKNTVFTSKLIDGRFPDYRRVLPRNATKIVEGSWEMLKQAFVRASILSNERARSVRLSLKENQLKITASNTEHEEAEEIVDVNYNGEELEVGFNVTYILDVLNALKCNQVRMCLTDAFSSCLIENCEDSSCEYVIMPMRL, encoded by the coding sequence ATGCAATTTAGCATTTCAAGAGAAAATTTATTAAAACCGTTGCAACAAGTATGTGGCGTATTGAGTAATCGCCCAAATATTCCTGTATTAAACAACGTATTGTTGCAAATTGAAGACAATCGTCTGACTATCACTGGTACAGATTTAGAAGTCGAATTATCGAGTCAAACTCAGCTTTCATCGTCTTCTGAAAATGGCACTTTTACCATTCCAGCAAAAAAATTCTTAGATATTTGCCGCACTTTATCTGATGATTCAGAAATCACGGTGACTTTTGAACAAGACCGTGCATTAGTGCAATCGGGGCGTAGCCGTTTTACGCTGACAACCCAACCTGCCGAAGAATATCCAAACCTCACAGATTGGCAGTCTGAAGTGGATTTTGAACTACCGCAAAATACCTTACGCCGTTTAATTGAAGCCACTCAATTTTCTATGGCAAACCAAGATGCACGCTATTTCTTAAATGGTATGAAGTTTGAAACAGAAGGCAATTTATTGCGAACTGTGGCAACAGATGGTCATAGACTTGCGGTCTGTACTATTTCACTTGAACAAGAATTACAAAATCATTCTGTGATTTTACCTCGTAAAGGCGTGTTAGAGCTGGTTCGTTTATTAGAAACAAGCGATGAACCAGCACGCTTACAAATTGGCACCAACAATTTACGTGTCCATTTAAAAAACACCGTATTTACATCAAAATTAATTGATGGTCGCTTTCCTGACTATCGCCGAGTATTGCCTCGTAATGCCACAAAAATTGTCGAAGGCAGTTGGGAAATGCTGAAACAGGCTTTTGTTCGTGCGTCCATTTTATCTAATGAACGCGCACGCAGCGTACGTTTAAGTTTAAAGGAAAACCAGCTTAAAATTACTGCCTCAAACACAGAACACGAAGAAGCAGAAGAAATTGTCGATGTCAATTACAATGGCGAAGAATTAGAAGTGGGCTTTAATGTAACCTATATTCTTGATGTGCTGAATGCACTTAAATGTAATCAAGTGCGAATGTGCTTAACTGATGCGTTCTCCAGTTGCTTAATTGAAAACTGTGAAGACAGCAGCTGCGAATACGTCATTATGCCAATGCGTTTATAA
- the recF gene encoding DNA replication/repair protein RecF (All proteins in this family for which functions are known are DNA-binding proteins that assist the filamentation of RecA onto DNA for the initiation of recombination or recombinational repair.), whose translation MAISRLLVEKFRNLTAVDLDFDPCFNFLIGNNGSGKTSLLEAIFYLGHGRSFKSAVTNRIISYDEPHFTLFGQIQESQHQWSVGLQKLRQGNTLVKINGEDGNKISDLAHLLPMQLITPEGLTLLNGGPSYRRAFLDWGLFHHQTSFYSAWSNLNRLLKQRNAALAQNQPYSAIKVWDVELAKLAHQVSQWRAEYAEALRPEIEQTCRLFLPELEINVSFHQGWEKNADYYEILQQNFERDRALNYTFSGPQKADFRFKAQGLPVEDVLSRGQLKLLMCALRLAQGEHLMKEKQRHCIFLIDDFASELDQDKRALLAKRLQQSGSQVFVTAITKRQLKEMQVENKKMFSVHNGIINALN comes from the coding sequence ATGGCGATTTCTCGTTTACTGGTCGAAAAATTTCGTAACTTAACAGCAGTGGATCTTGATTTTGATCCCTGCTTTAACTTTCTAATCGGCAACAACGGCAGCGGAAAAACCAGCTTATTAGAAGCCATTTTTTATCTTGGTCACGGACGTTCATTTAAGAGTGCGGTCACAAATCGCATCATTTCTTACGACGAACCGCACTTTACCCTATTTGGACAAATCCAAGAAAGCCAACATCAATGGTCTGTCGGCTTACAAAAACTGCGTCAAGGCAACACCTTAGTAAAAATTAACGGCGAAGATGGCAATAAAATTTCCGATCTTGCCCATCTTTTGCCAATGCAATTAATCACCCCTGAAGGCTTAACCTTACTGAATGGGGGGCCAAGTTATCGCCGCGCGTTTTTAGATTGGGGATTATTCCACCACCAAACAAGTTTCTATTCCGCTTGGAGCAATCTCAATCGATTACTCAAACAACGAAATGCCGCCCTTGCACAAAATCAGCCCTACTCCGCTATTAAAGTTTGGGACGTTGAACTTGCTAAACTTGCCCATCAAGTAAGTCAATGGCGTGCCGAATATGCAGAAGCACTACGCCCTGAAATTGAGCAAACTTGCCGACTTTTTCTGCCTGAATTAGAAATTAATGTCAGCTTTCATCAAGGATGGGAAAAAAATGCTGATTATTATGAAATTCTTCAACAAAATTTTGAACGAGATCGTGCCTTAAATTACACCTTTTCTGGCCCTCAAAAAGCGGATTTTCGTTTCAAAGCACAAGGATTGCCTGTTGAAGATGTGCTTTCTCGTGGACAACTTAAACTTTTAATGTGTGCATTAAGACTAGCGCAGGGCGAGCATTTAATGAAAGAAAAGCAACGCCATTGTATTTTTTTAATCGATGATTTTGCCTCGGAATTAGATCAAGACAAACGCGCCTTGTTGGCAAAACGATTACAACAAAGTGGCTCACAAGTGTTTGTTACCGCCATCACTAAAAGACAACTAAAAGAAATGCAAGTGGAAAACAAAAAAATGTTTTCTGTTCATAATGGCATCATTAACGCCTTAAATTAG
- a CDS encoding S6 family peptidase: MLNKKFKLNFIALTVAYALTPYTEAALVRDDVDYQIFRDFAENKGRFSVGATNVEVRDKNNHSLGNALPNGIPMIDFSVVDVNKRIGTLVDPQYIVSVKHAHQYMNDFYFGHYNGHRDVSDDENKYSVVTQNNVNPNEGWHVDKRLDDYNMPRLNKFVTEVAPTTPTLAGDDLETYKDKEKYLSFVRVGAGTQFVYKKGADYVENNTHNSDIKFLTDAYRYAIGGTPYKGINIDPSQSKKGLIGFGDSREDHVINSKTLLSQDPLTNYGVLGDSGSPLFAFDKQQNKWVFIGPYTYWAGYGKKSWQEWNIYKKDFADTIHSRDNAEAVPFSNKEYRWTTTGNSSQITNNQKTISVKLPNSEEKLVNYQQKEKENTGQNVIFEGNGNSKNTLVLENNINQGAGGLFFKGNYEVKGKTDDITWVGGGISVEEGKTVTWKVHNPQSDRLAKIGKGTLIVEGKGENKGSLKVGDGTVILKQQADANNKVKAFSQVGIVSGRSTVVLNDDKQVDPNSIYFGFRGGRLDANGNNLTFEHIRNIDDGARLVNHNMTNASNITITGESLITDPNKITLDYIPRQDEDNPYAPRRIKDGYQLYLNLENYTYYALRKGAKATSELPYNNASNENWLYMGKNSDEAKKKTMEYINNSRMNGFNGYFGEEEGKNNGNLNVTFKGKSEQNRFLLTGGTNLNGELKVEKGTLFLSGRPTPHARDIAGISSTKKDPHFAENNEVVVEDDWINRNFKATNINVTNNATLYSGRNVANITSNITASNKAKVHIGYKAGDTVCVRSDYTGYVTCTTDKLSDKALNSFNATNVSGNVNLSGNANFVLGKANLFGTIHSTGNSQVRLTENSKWHLTGDSNVNQLNLDKGHIHLNSADNSNNVTKYNTLTVNNLSGNGSFYYLTDLSKKQGDKVIVTQSATGNFTLQVADKTGEPTKNELTLFDASNATRNNLNVSLIGNTVDLGAWKYTLKETNGRYDLYNPEVEKRNQTVDTTNITTPNNIQADAPSVPSNNEEIARVEAPVPPPAPATPSETTETVSENSPQEGETVEKNEQNATETTAQNDEVAEEAKPSVKANTQTNEVAQSGSETEETQTTETKETAKVETEKTQEASQMASETSPKQAEPAPEKVSTDTKVEETQVQAQPQTQPTTVAAVEATSPNSKPAEETQPSEKTNAEPVTSVSQNQPEKTVSQSTKDKVVVEKEETAKVEKEKTQEAPQMASQASPKQEQSETVQPQAVLESENVPTVNNAKEVQAQLQTQPSATVSTEQPAKETSSNVEQPVTESTTVNTRNSAVGNPEKTTPATTQSAVNSEAVQSKTTEADNSESSEPKSRRRRSISQLQETSTDETTVANNSESSNKPNNRRRRSVSQPQETSTDETTATSTNETTVADNSESSNKPKSRRKRSVSQPQETSAEETTVTSTEKTTVADNSKSNKTNSRRRSRRSVGSVPHDVGQATSGNDRSAMPLSNLTSTNTNAVLSDARAKAQFVALNVGKAVSQHISQLEMNNEGQYNIWVSNTSMNKNYSSSQYRRFSSKSTQTQLGWDQTISNNVQLGGVFTYVRNSNNFDKASSKNTLAQVNFYSKYYADNHWYLAVDLGYGKFQSNLQTDHNAKFARHTAQFGLTAGKAFNLGNFGITPIVGVRYSYLSNANFALDQDRIKVNPISVKTAFAQVDLSYTYHLGEFSVTPILSARYDANQGSGKINVTRYDFAYNVENQQQYNAGLKLKYHNVKLSLIGGLTKAKQAEKQKTAELKLSFSF, translated from the coding sequence ATGCTAAATAAAAAATTCAAACTCAATTTTATTGCGCTTACTGTCGCCTACGCATTAACCCCTTATACAGAAGCTGCGTTAGTGAGAGACGATGTGGATTATCAAATATTTCGTGATTTTGCAGAAAATAAAGGGAGATTTTCTGTTGGTGCAACAAATGTGGAAGTGAGAGATAAAAATAACCACTCTTTAGGCAATGCTTTACCTAATGGCATTCCGATGATTGATTTTAGTGTTGTGGATGTGAATAAACGTATTGGTACATTAGTGGATCCGCAATATATTGTAAGCGTAAAACACGCACATCAATATATGAATGACTTTTATTTTGGGCATTATAACGGACATCGTGATGTTTCTGATGATGAAAATAAATATAGTGTAGTGACACAAAATAATGTTAATCCAAATGAAGGCTGGCACGTAGATAAGCGATTAGATGACTATAATATGCCTCGTTTAAATAAATTTGTGACCGAGGTTGCACCCACTACGCCTACATTAGCTGGGGACGATTTAGAAACCTATAAAGATAAAGAAAAATATCTGTCCTTTGTGCGAGTAGGTGCTGGTACTCAGTTTGTTTATAAAAAAGGTGCTGACTACGTTGAAAATAATACCCATAATAGTGATATTAAATTCCTAACTGACGCATATCGCTATGCTATCGGTGGTACACCTTATAAAGGAATTAATATTGACCCGTCCCAAAGTAAAAAAGGTCTTATCGGTTTTGGAGATAGCCGTGAAGATCACGTTATTAATTCCAAAACATTGCTCTCTCAAGACCCTCTTACCAACTACGGCGTATTAGGTGATAGTGGTTCGCCTTTATTTGCTTTTGATAAACAACAAAACAAATGGGTTTTTATCGGGCCTTATACTTATTGGGCAGGCTATGGTAAAAAATCTTGGCAAGAATGGAATATTTATAAAAAAGATTTTGCTGATACTATTCACTCAAGAGATAACGCTGAAGCTGTGCCTTTCTCTAACAAAGAATATCGTTGGACAACAACAGGTAACTCAAGTCAAATCACAAACAATCAAAAAACAATTTCAGTCAAGCTTCCAAATTCTGAGGAAAAACTGGTTAATTATCAACAAAAAGAGAAAGAGAATACTGGACAAAATGTAATTTTTGAAGGAAATGGTAATTCTAAAAACACACTTGTTTTAGAAAATAACATCAATCAAGGTGCTGGCGGTTTATTCTTTAAAGGAAACTACGAAGTTAAAGGAAAAACGGACGATATTACTTGGGTAGGCGGCGGAATTTCTGTTGAAGAGGGAAAAACAGTAACGTGGAAAGTACATAACCCACAATCTGATCGTTTAGCTAAAATCGGCAAAGGAACATTAATTGTAGAAGGAAAAGGAGAAAATAAAGGTTCGCTAAAAGTGGGCGATGGTACTGTTATCTTAAAACAACAAGCTGATGCCAATAATAAAGTTAAAGCCTTTTCACAAGTAGGTATAGTAAGTGGTCGCTCAACTGTTGTACTTAATGATGATAAGCAAGTAGATCCAAATTCAATTTACTTTGGTTTTAGAGGCGGTCGATTAGATGCCAATGGCAATAATCTCACTTTTGAACATATCCGTAATATTGATGATGGCGCAAGACTAGTTAATCATAATATGACTAATGCCTCAAATATAACGATTACTGGGGAAAGCCTAATTACAGATCCAAATAAAATTACCTTAGATTATATACCACGACAAGATGAAGATAATCCTTATGCTCCTCGACGGATTAAAGATGGATACCAACTCTATTTAAATTTAGAAAACTATACTTATTATGCGTTAAGAAAAGGTGCTAAAGCTACTTCAGAACTGCCATACAACAATGCAAGCAATGAAAATTGGCTATATATGGGTAAAAATTCCGATGAAGCCAAAAAGAAAACGATGGAATACATCAATAATAGCCGTATGAATGGCTTTAACGGTTATTTTGGTGAGGAAGAGGGTAAAAATAACGGTAATCTAAATGTGACTTTTAAAGGCAAAAGTGAGCAAAATCGCTTTTTATTAACAGGCGGAACAAACCTTAACGGTGAATTAAAAGTTGAAAAAGGCACCTTATTCCTTTCTGGCAGACCAACACCGCACGCAAGAGATATTGCAGGTATTTCTTCGACAAAAAAAGATCCTCACTTTGCTGAAAATAATGAAGTGGTAGTAGAAGATGACTGGATTAACCGCAATTTTAAAGCAACAAATATTAATGTAACCAATAACGCAACCCTTTATTCAGGTCGCAATGTTGCAAACATTACGTCAAATATCACAGCTTCTAATAAAGCAAAAGTACATATTGGCTATAAAGCAGGCGACACCGTTTGTGTACGTTCTGACTATACGGGCTATGTGACTTGCACTACTGACAAGTTATCCGATAAAGCCCTTAATAGCTTTAACGCCACCAATGTATCTGGCAATGTAAATTTATCAGGTAATGCAAACTTTGTCTTAGGCAAAGCCAATTTATTCGGCACAATTCACAGCACGGGAAATAGCCAAGTACGTTTAACCGAAAATAGTAAATGGCATTTAACAGGCGATAGCAATGTTAATCAGTTAAATTTAGACAAGGGGCATATTCATTTAAATTCAGCAGACAATTCAAACAATGTGACAAAATATAACACGCTGACTGTGAATAACTTATCAGGCAACGGTTCTTTCTATTATTTAACTGACCTTTCTAAAAAGCAGGGCGACAAAGTTATTGTAACCCAATCCGCCACAGGTAACTTTACATTACAAGTGGCAGATAAAACAGGCGAGCCTACAAAAAATGAACTCACGCTTTTTGATGCTTCAAATGCTACAAGAAATAATTTGAATGTGTCATTAATTGGGAATACCGTTGATTTAGGTGCTTGGAAATATACGTTGAAAGAAACTAATGGACGTTACGATTTGTATAACCCAGAGGTGGAAAAAAGAAATCAAACTGTCGATACGACAAATATCACAACACCTAATAATATTCAAGCTGATGCACCTAGCGTACCAAGTAACAATGAAGAAATAGCCCGTGTTGAAGCACCAGTTCCACCACCTGCGCCTGCTACACCATCAGAGACAACTGAAACAGTGTCAGAAAATAGTCCGCAAGAAGGTGAAACCGTAGAGAAAAACGAGCAAAACGCAACCGAAACAACAGCTCAGAATGATGAAGTTGCAGAAGAAGCTAAACCAAGTGTAAAAGCTAACACTCAAACAAATGAAGTGGCTCAAAGTGGAAGTGAAACCGAGGAAACTCAAACGACTGAAACAAAAGAAACAGCTAAAGTAGAAACAGAGAAAACTCAAGAAGCATCTCAAATGGCTTCTGAAACGTCTCCGAAACAAGCAGAGCCTGCTCCTGAAAAAGTTTCAACTGATACGAAAGTAGAAGAAACTCAAGTTCAAGCTCAACCGCAAACACAACCGACAACTGTTGCTGCGGTAGAGGCAACTTCGCCAAACAGTAAACCAGCGGAAGAAACTCAACCAAGTGAAAAAACTAACGCTGAACCTGTAACATCTGTATCACAAAATCAACCAGAAAAAACTGTTTCTCAATCAACAAAAGATAAGGTTGTTGTAGAAAAAGAGGAAACGGCTAAAGTAGAAAAAGAGAAAACTCAAGAAGCCCCTCAAATGGCTTCTCAAGCGTCTCCGAAACAGGAACAGTCTGAAACTGTTCAACCGCAAGCAGTGCTTGAAAGTGAAAATGTTCCGACTGTTAATAATGCAAAAGAAGTTCAAGCTCAACTGCAAACACAACCAAGTGCAACAGTAAGCACTGAACAACCTGCGAAAGAGACTAGCTCAAATGTTGAACAACCAGTGACAGAAAGCACAACAGTAAACACTAGAAACTCTGCAGTGGGAAATCCAGAGAAGACAACACCTGCTACAACTCAATCTGCAGTTAATTCAGAAGCAGTTCAATCAAAAACAACAGAAGCTGATAATTCAGAAAGTAGTGAGCCAAAGAGTAGACGTAGAAGAAGTATTAGCCAGCTTCAAGAGACTTCTACTGACGAAACAACAGTAGCTAATAATTCAGAAAGCAGTAATAAGCCAAATAATAGACGTAGAAGAAGTGTTAGCCAGCCTCAAGAGACTTCTACTGACGAAACAACAGCAACTTCTACTAACGAAACAACAGTAGCTGATAATTCAGAAAGCAGTAATAAGCCAAAGAGTAGACGTAAAAGAAGTGTTAGCCAGCCTCAAGAGACTTCTGCTGAAGAAACAACGGTAACTTCTACTGAAAAAACAACAGTAGCTGATAATTCAAAAAGTAATAAGACAAATAGTAGACGTAGAAGTAGAAGAAGTGTTGGCTCAGTTCCGCATGATGTTGGACAAGCTACAAGTGGCAACGATCGTTCTGCAATGCCATTGAGCAATCTCACAAGTACAAACACCAATGCGGTACTTTCTGATGCAAGGGCAAAAGCACAATTTGTTGCATTAAATGTAGGGAAAGCAGTTTCTCAACATATTAGCCAGTTAGAAATGAATAACGAGGGGCAATATAACATTTGGGTATCTAATACTTCAATGAACAAAAATTATTCCTCAAGTCAATATCGTCGTTTTAGTTCTAAAAGTACGCAAACTCAACTTGGTTGGGATCAAACAATCTCAAACAATGTTCAGTTAGGTGGCGTGTTTACTTATGTTCGCAATAGTAACAACTTTGATAAGGCAAGCAGTAAAAATACCTTAGCACAAGTTAATTTCTATTCTAAATATTATGCGGATAATCATTGGTATTTAGCGGTGGATTTAGGCTACGGCAAGTTCCAAAGCAACTTACAAACTGATCATAATGCGAAATTTGCTCGCCATACTGCACAATTTGGTTTAACCGCAGGCAAAGCATTTAATCTTGGCAATTTTGGTATTACGCCAATAGTAGGCGTGCGTTATAGCTATTTATCAAACGCTAATTTTGCATTAGATCAAGATCGCATTAAAGTAAATCCAATATCTGTCAAAACAGCCTTTGCTCAAGTTGATTTAAGTTATACTTATCACTTAGGCGAGTTTTCCGTTACGCCAATTTTGTCTGCTCGATATGATGCAAATCAAGGCAGCGGAAAAATTAATGTAACTCGATATGATTTTGCTTACAACGTGGAAAACCAACAGCAATATAACGCAGGGCTTAAATTGAAATATCATAATGTGAAATTAAGTCTAATAGGCGGATTAACAAAAGCGAAACAAGCGGAAAAACAAAAAACTGCAGAATTAAAACTAAGTTTTAGTTTTTAA
- the leuD gene encoding 3-isopropylmalate dehydratase small subunit, with protein sequence MAGFKQLSGLVVPLDAANVDTDAIIPKQFLQAITRVGFGKHLFHEWRYLDVDGTKPNPEFVLNYPQYQGATILLARKNLGCGSSREHAPWALADYGFKVMIAPSFADIFYNNSLNNHMLPIRLSEEEVEEIFQWVWANESKQIHVDLEAMTVTVGDKVYTFELDEFRRHCLLNGLDNIGLTLQHEDKISAYEKNIPAFLR encoded by the coding sequence ATGGCAGGATTTAAACAACTTTCAGGCTTAGTCGTACCATTGGATGCGGCAAATGTAGATACCGATGCAATTATTCCAAAACAATTTTTACAAGCCATTACCCGCGTAGGTTTCGGCAAACACTTATTCCACGAATGGCGTTATCTTGATGTGGACGGCACCAAGCCAAATCCAGAATTTGTCTTAAATTATCCGCAATATCAAGGTGCAACAATTTTGTTGGCGCGTAAAAACCTTGGCTGTGGTTCTTCTCGTGAACACGCCCCTTGGGCATTAGCAGACTACGGCTTTAAAGTAATGATCGCCCCAAGTTTTGCGGATATTTTCTATAACAATAGCTTAAATAATCATATGTTACCGATTCGTTTAAGCGAAGAAGAAGTAGAAGAAATCTTCCAATGGGTATGGGCAAATGAAAGCAAGCAAATCCACGTAGATTTAGAAGCGATGACGGTCACTGTAGGGGATAAAGTTTATACTTTTGAGCTTGATGAATTCCGCCGCCATTGTTTGTTAAACGGCTTGGATAATATCGGCTTAACTCTTCAGCACGAAGACAAAATCTCAGCATACGAGAAAAATATTCCAGCGTTTTTACGTTAA
- the leuC gene encoding 3-isopropylmalate dehydratase large subunit, translated as MAKTLYEKLFDSHIVYEAEGETPILYINRHLIHEVTSPQAFDGLRVANRRVRQVNKTFGTMDHSISTQVRDVNKLEGQAKIQVLELDKNTKATGIKLFDITTKEQGIVHVMGPEQGLTLPGMTIVCGDSHTATHGAFGALAFGIGTSEVEHVLATQTLKQARAKSMKIEVRGKVASGITAKDIILAIIGKTTMAGGTGHVVEFCGEAIRDLSMEGRMTICNMAIEMGAKAGLIAPDETTFAYLKDRPHAPKGKDWEDAVAYWKTLKSDDDAQFDTVVTLEAKDIAPQVTWGTNPGQVISVNETIPNPQEMADPVQRASAEKALHYIGLEAGTNLKDIKVDQVFIGSCTNSRIEDLRAAAAVMKGRKKADNVKRILVVPGSGLVKEQAEKEGLDKIFIAAGAEWRNPGCSMCLGMNDDRLGEWERCASTSNRNFEGRQGRNGRTHLVSPAMAAAAGVFGKFVDIREVALN; from the coding sequence ATGGCAAAAACACTTTACGAAAAATTATTTGATTCACACATTGTGTATGAAGCAGAGGGCGAAACGCCAATTTTGTATATTAACCGTCATTTGATTCACGAAGTAACCAGCCCACAGGCCTTTGATGGGTTACGCGTCGCAAATCGCCGAGTTCGCCAAGTAAACAAAACTTTCGGTACCATGGATCACAGTATTTCTACCCAAGTGCGTGATGTGAACAAACTTGAAGGTCAAGCGAAAATTCAAGTATTAGAACTGGACAAAAATACCAAAGCAACAGGTATTAAATTATTTGATATAACAACCAAAGAGCAAGGTATTGTACACGTTATGGGGCCAGAACAAGGTTTAACCTTACCTGGTATGACAATTGTTTGTGGCGATTCACACACCGCAACGCACGGTGCATTTGGTGCCTTGGCTTTTGGTATTGGTACTTCTGAAGTAGAGCACGTATTAGCCACTCAAACTTTAAAACAGGCTCGCGCAAAAAGTATGAAAATTGAAGTGCGTGGTAAAGTCGCATCAGGTATTACGGCAAAAGATATTATTCTTGCCATTATCGGCAAAACTACGATGGCAGGCGGTACAGGACACGTTGTAGAATTCTGCGGCGAAGCGATCCGAGACCTTTCTATGGAGGGGCGTATGACCATCTGTAATATGGCAATTGAAATGGGTGCAAAAGCAGGCTTGATTGCGCCAGATGAAACCACATTTGCATATTTGAAAGATCGTCCACACGCGCCGAAAGGCAAAGATTGGGAGGATGCCGTTGCTTATTGGAAAACCTTAAAATCTGATGACGATGCACAATTTGACACAGTGGTAACGCTAGAAGCAAAAGACATCGCACCACAAGTCACTTGGGGGACAAACCCTGGGCAGGTAATTTCTGTGAATGAAACCATACCAAATCCGCAAGAAATGGCAGATCCTGTACAACGTGCTTCAGCGGAAAAAGCCTTACATTATATTGGCTTAGAAGCTGGCACTAATTTAAAAGATATTAAAGTTGATCAAGTGTTTATTGGATCTTGCACCAACTCGCGCATTGAAGATTTACGTGCAGCAGCGGCAGTGATGAAGGGGCGTAAAAAAGCGGATAACGTAAAACGTATTTTAGTAGTACCAGGTTCTGGCTTAGTGAAAGAACAAGCGGAAAAAGAGGGCTTGGATAAAATCTTTATTGCCGCAGGTGCAGAATGGCGTAATCCAGGTTGTTCAATGTGTTTAGGGATGAACGACGACCGTTTAGGCGAATGGGAACGTTGTGCTTCCACTTCAAACCGTAACTTTGAAGGGCGTCAAGGTCGTAATGGACGTACCCATTTAGTAAGCCCTGCAATGGCAGCGGCAGCAGGAGTGTTCGGTAAATTTGTTGATATTCGTGAAGTGGCATTAAATTAA